The DNA sequence ACTGCGCTGGTAATCGCTCCAGCCGGCCACACGGAACCCCGAAACTTCGGTCGGCGTATGCTTACGCAGGCGTTCCATAATCTGCTGCATCTGGACCATGCCGTCCTCGCCCTCAAAGCCGAAGTTCAGTACCTCATTGCGGTAATATCCATAAGTTTTGTACAGGTCCTCCATTGCATCTGCCAGCGTCATACCCTTGTTCTTATACCAGCTTGCCATCTCGCAAATGAGCATGGTGGCGTCAACAGCGTCCTTGTCGCGGACATAACCGCCAGAAAGGTAACCGTAGCTTTCCTCAAAGCCAAGCAGGAAGCGGTCCTCCTCGCCCTTGGCCTCCAGCGCGGCAATTTGGTCGCCGATATACTTAAAGCCGGTCAACACACGGCGAACTTCCACCCCATAGGTTGCCGCAACCGCGGCAACCATATCTGTACTGACAATGCTGGTGACGACAACCGGTGCTTTCGGCAGGCGGCCTTGCTCCTTTTTCGCGCTGGCAATGAAGTTGAGCAGCAGCACACCCACCTCGTTGCCGGTCATCAGGCGGTATTCGGTTCCCTGCTTAACGGCAATGCCGCAGCGGTCACAATCCGGGTCCGTGGCAATCAAAAGGTCATCGCCGGTTTTTTCACACAACGCAATGCCCTTTTGCAGTGCCTCCCGAATCTCCGGGTTCGGGAATGGGCAGGTCGGGAAGTTCCCGTCCGGCCACTCCTGCTCCGGCACTACGTCCACTTTTTGTACACCGAGGCGTTCCATAATGCGGGTACAGCACACACGGCCAGTTCCGTTCAGCGGTGTATACACAACCTTCAGGTTGCCGCACGGCTTCTGCAGAATACGCCCCGCATAAACCGCGTCCAGAAACG is a window from the Caproicibacterium lactatifermentans genome containing:
- a CDS encoding phospho-sugar mutase; the encoded protein is MTEYEKWLAQDLADPDLMKELREIKNKPDEINDRFYRSLSFGTAGLRGIIGAGTNRMNVYTVGQATQGLANYLNKHVQGRRPRVAIAYDSRIKSEVFAKVSAGVLAANGIAAHIYPWLSPTPTLSFAVRDLRCDAGINVTASHNPAQYNGYKAYGSDGCQITAQMATDVQNEIDHTDIFKDVHFISFDEGVKQGLISVIPESVLDAFLDAVYAGRILQKPCGNLKVVYTPLNGTGRVCCTRIMERLGVQKVDVVPEQEWPDGNFPTCPFPNPEIREALQKGIALCEKTGDDLLIATDPDCDRCGIAVKQGTEYRLMTGNEVGVLLLNFIASAKKEQGRLPKAPVVVTSIVSTDMVAAVAATYGVEVRRVLTGFKYIGDQIAALEAKGEEDRFLLGFEESYGYLSGGYVRDKDAVDATMLICEMASWYKNKGMTLADAMEDLYKTYGYYRNEVLNFGFEGEDGMVQMQQIMERLRKHTPTEVSGFRVAGWSDYQRSVRSDAGKESKINLPQSNVLEYRLENGCKVIVRPSGTEPKIKIYLSAKGKNEAESAALTEKLAAGGKTLLGI